Proteins encoded together in one Pontiella desulfatans window:
- a CDS encoding sulfatase produces the protein MKKRTQLLIAGLFGLALSASAAQKPNVLFIAVDDLNHWIEPLGRHPQAKTPNIQRLADMGVTFVNAQCAVPACEPSRAAIMGGRRPWTSGCYLNRHEWKKFQQPGEGLSAQFLKAGYHVAGAGKIYHSMHYYPEEWSEYMNSKGLSLHGRGVKVDDGFLNDKIHPDLKDEDIIDWHSVDYIAERLQRDDDQPFFLACGIYKPHLAFVAPRKYYEPFPLESIQRPVTKEGDIKDLPPAALKMLSTSKHKKMLENNQWDRAIQSYLATMLYADMNIGRLLDALEKSPHKDNTIIVLWSDHGWSLGEKQRWHKFALWEEPARAPFIWVVPGLTQPGTKSTKPVDLMSVYPTLCSLAGIEKPEHVSGHDITPLLKNPNADWAYPAITTYGRGNHAVRTETHRYIRYANGDEEIYHNAKDPYEWTNQANNPEYAKLKKKLAAWLPKEEVPSPPLAPKGKKKKK, from the coding sequence ATGAAAAAGAGAACACAATTATTAATCGCCGGTCTGTTCGGTTTGGCACTTTCAGCCTCAGCTGCTCAAAAACCGAATGTGCTGTTTATTGCCGTTGACGACTTGAACCACTGGATTGAGCCGCTCGGCCGTCACCCGCAGGCGAAGACCCCGAATATTCAGCGGTTGGCCGATATGGGGGTGACCTTCGTGAATGCACAATGTGCCGTGCCGGCCTGCGAGCCTTCGCGCGCGGCGATCATGGGCGGACGCCGCCCGTGGACAAGTGGCTGTTATTTGAATCGGCACGAATGGAAAAAATTCCAGCAACCGGGCGAGGGGTTGAGTGCCCAGTTTTTGAAGGCGGGCTACCATGTGGCCGGCGCCGGAAAGATTTATCATAGTATGCATTACTATCCGGAAGAGTGGTCGGAATATATGAACTCGAAAGGGCTCTCGCTGCACGGACGTGGCGTGAAAGTGGATGACGGATTCCTGAATGACAAAATTCATCCGGACCTGAAAGACGAAGACATCATCGATTGGCATTCGGTCGATTACATTGCGGAACGCCTGCAGCGTGATGACGACCAACCGTTCTTTCTCGCCTGCGGCATCTATAAGCCGCATCTGGCATTCGTCGCACCGCGAAAATATTACGAGCCGTTCCCGCTCGAATCGATTCAACGCCCTGTAACAAAAGAGGGCGACATCAAAGACCTGCCGCCGGCGGCGCTGAAAATGTTGTCGACCTCGAAGCATAAGAAAATGCTGGAGAACAATCAGTGGGACCGCGCCATTCAGTCCTACCTCGCGACCATGCTCTACGCCGATATGAACATCGGCCGCCTGCTCGATGCGCTGGAAAAGAGTCCGCACAAAGACAACACGATTATCGTGCTCTGGTCCGATCACGGCTGGTCGCTCGGCGAAAAACAGCGTTGGCATAAATTCGCGCTTTGGGAAGAACCGGCGCGCGCTCCCTTTATTTGGGTCGTGCCCGGCCTGACCCAGCCCGGCACAAAGTCGACGAAACCGGTCGACTTGATGAGCGTGTATCCGACGCTCTGCTCGTTGGCGGGCATTGAAAAACCGGAACATGTGTCCGGACACGACATCACGCCGCTGCTCAAAAATCCGAACGCCGACTGGGCTTATCCCGCCATCACGACATACGGTCGCGGAAACCATGCCGTCCGAACCGAGACGCATCGCTATATCCGCTACGCGAACGGCGACGAAGAGATCTATCACAACGCCAAAGATCCGTACGAATGGACGAATCAGGCGAACAATCCCGAATATGCAAAGTTGAAGAAGAAACTCGCCGCCTGGCTCCCGAAAGAGGAAGTGCCGAGCCCGCCGCTCGCCCCGAAGGGGAAAAAGAAGAAGAAGTAA
- a CDS encoding arylsulfatase yields the protein MSNLKPKLWLLLLMSMFFVGAAHAKKPNVMLILVDDMGYSDLGCYGGEIKTPAIDGLASNGVRYAQYYNCARCWSTRAALMCGYYPHQVNRDNVLDISGGGGGHKRPAWATLVPEYLKSAGYRSHHAGKWDDGKPTASGFDQSLHIADPDRFFSPQELYLNDNKQAPVKRNDGFYGTTAVAEHTIEFLKDHKANHPDQPFFSYVAFAAPHFPLHALPEDIARVGDRYAVGWDTIRNERWERLQKMGLVTGKLSEADYNQSVPKNVLKQLALIGEDEVACTVPWNELTEKQMQFQQAKMSIHAAMVERIDIEVARIVAQLKAMDAFDDTLIFFLSDNGATRELMVRGDSHDPSASPGSAGSFLCLGPGWATTCNTPFRKYKKWSHEGGACTPFIAHWPNGISAKGAINQTPGHVIDLVPTLLDVAGVTVGDQKVPFPGTSLFNDDIEKKRMLWWSHKGNHALRHGDWKLVKVNQAKWELFNLAEDRTETNDLSASHPEKVKELERLWLAQVDQFRQNKKVK from the coding sequence ATGAGTAATTTGAAACCTAAATTATGGCTGCTGCTTCTAATGAGCATGTTCTTTGTGGGCGCGGCTCATGCAAAGAAACCGAATGTCATGCTGATCCTGGTCGATGATATGGGCTACTCCGATTTAGGGTGCTATGGTGGCGAAATAAAAACGCCGGCCATTGACGGCTTGGCTTCAAATGGCGTGCGGTACGCTCAATATTACAACTGTGCCCGCTGCTGGTCGACGCGAGCGGCCTTGATGTGTGGATATTATCCGCATCAGGTCAACCGCGATAACGTTCTGGATATAAGTGGCGGAGGCGGTGGTCATAAACGGCCCGCCTGGGCCACATTAGTTCCGGAGTATCTGAAATCAGCGGGGTATCGCTCCCATCACGCCGGAAAATGGGATGACGGTAAACCGACCGCGAGCGGTTTCGATCAATCCCTTCATATCGCAGATCCAGATCGTTTCTTCAGTCCTCAAGAATTGTATCTCAATGATAACAAGCAGGCTCCAGTGAAACGGAACGATGGGTTTTATGGCACGACAGCGGTTGCAGAGCATACCATTGAATTTCTGAAAGATCATAAAGCGAATCATCCGGATCAGCCCTTCTTCTCCTATGTTGCTTTTGCCGCGCCTCATTTCCCCTTACACGCCCTGCCGGAGGATATCGCGCGGGTTGGCGACCGGTACGCGGTCGGGTGGGATACTATTCGCAATGAACGCTGGGAACGGCTCCAGAAAATGGGGCTGGTTACCGGAAAACTTTCTGAAGCGGATTACAATCAGAGCGTTCCTAAGAATGTGTTAAAACAACTCGCACTCATTGGCGAGGATGAGGTCGCTTGCACGGTTCCCTGGAATGAGCTTACGGAAAAACAGATGCAGTTCCAGCAGGCCAAGATGAGCATTCATGCCGCGATGGTTGAGCGCATCGACATTGAGGTAGCAAGAATCGTCGCTCAGCTTAAAGCGATGGACGCATTCGATGATACCCTGATCTTCTTCCTGTCCGATAATGGAGCAACCCGGGAACTGATGGTGCGTGGTGACAGTCACGACCCAAGCGCCTCGCCGGGTTCTGCCGGCAGTTTTCTGTGCCTGGGACCGGGATGGGCCACGACCTGTAATACACCTTTTCGAAAATATAAGAAATGGTCCCATGAGGGCGGGGCATGCACTCCATTTATCGCGCATTGGCCCAACGGGATATCCGCTAAAGGGGCGATCAACCAAACCCCGGGCCATGTCATCGATCTGGTTCCAACCCTGCTGGATGTTGCCGGTGTAACGGTGGGGGACCAGAAAGTGCCTTTTCCCGGCACATCACTCTTTAACGACGATATCGAAAAGAAGCGCATGCTCTGGTGGTCGCATAAGGGCAATCATGCGCTCAGGCACGGCGATTGGAAACTGGTGAAAGTGAACCAAGCGAAGTGGGAGCTGTTTAACCTGGCCGAAGACCGAACCGAAACCAATGACCTGTCCGCAAGCCATCCGGAGAAAGTAAAAGAGCTGGAGAGACTATGGCTGGCGCAGGTGGATCAATTTCGGCAAAACAAAAAGGTGAAGTGA
- a CDS encoding HzsA-related protein, whose product MKYNMCIAFLMGAMVSGAELTPQRFNDEVDWTKNSLLKETRKEVFPKEKHAKFMQQADALRKQVEQNPESLQAAYDQLQQLKAEIKALRNTDFFPSIPAMRPVSKTDAEKLLKADWLFQANHQVTSARIAQEIGWAKQLATRIDSMKGADKTAEARTAALKKIEKLEREIPKTSGKDKLEELYIDIRRAKREIMFSNPTVDFDRILLIDSPHPETVHSNHESGHRNGSQQFNSGSKLQIISGLNPNAVVQNLLPDDLDTYIWRPDLSYDAEKIIFSKKDHFDPSFKLFEVNVDGSGLKQLTNSDYDDLDPIYLPDGNILFSTTRAHTYVRCLPTSPAFVLARADADGKNIRIISRNNEPDYLPAMMPDGSVIYTRWEYTERPLWRLQGLWTMNPDGTNPQIYWGNRTFTPDMLIEARPIPGTGKVMFVGQGHHRVFSGSLGVINLSEGREHPDGIYKITSDLVWPETGDPKPPHPTYSPNYHVSGSYGAYKTPYPIGENDFLVSVRSGPGNSGGNRVSVYNPFSLYLMDMDGNRELIYRGNNNILYAMPLKPRPVPPARADTVDWPKKGEPAKDGVLYSADVYEGIEKDLPRGTAKYLRILEMDAKTYTSMVKSFRHSGPAVSIIQEDGVKRILGTVPVEEDGSVHFKVPSGKALHFQLLDKDYRCLQIMRSFTGVMPGETRGCTGCHEQDNRTPVAFQAASTALRRAPSEITPPPWGPVSISYERFAQPVLDKHCGSCHQGDKNPKARKALDLTLRGGLPELGVPKELWPFKQPYLTLVGPTWFKGRHEIKNVKSMPSYSPVKYDTPGTGIAGALQVEADNGNFNVRLLKPRTVLSYTSPLIKMVREGTHKNVKIEGDDLRRLMAWVDANCVYRGDKEIRMIPDPVGPEFDRFAVRPTIKNAPVIDRLQPVTDNIDGK is encoded by the coding sequence ATGAAATATAACATGTGTATCGCTTTTTTAATGGGGGCGATGGTGAGTGGCGCGGAATTAACGCCGCAGCGGTTTAACGATGAGGTGGATTGGACGAAGAACTCGCTGTTGAAAGAAACGCGCAAAGAGGTGTTCCCGAAGGAGAAACACGCGAAGTTTATGCAGCAAGCCGACGCTTTACGGAAGCAGGTCGAACAAAACCCGGAATCGCTGCAAGCGGCATACGATCAGCTCCAGCAACTCAAAGCCGAGATCAAAGCGCTCAGGAATACCGATTTCTTCCCGTCGATTCCCGCAATGCGTCCGGTCAGCAAAACCGATGCCGAAAAACTGCTGAAAGCTGATTGGCTTTTTCAGGCGAACCATCAGGTGACGTCGGCGAGAATCGCGCAGGAAATCGGCTGGGCAAAACAGCTCGCCACTCGAATCGATTCAATGAAGGGCGCAGACAAAACGGCAGAAGCCCGAACGGCCGCGCTCAAAAAAATCGAAAAACTCGAACGCGAAATTCCGAAAACCAGCGGCAAAGATAAACTCGAAGAACTCTACATAGACATTCGTCGCGCCAAACGCGAAATTATGTTCAGCAACCCGACGGTCGATTTTGACCGCATCCTTTTAATCGACAGCCCGCATCCGGAAACGGTGCACTCAAACCACGAGTCAGGACACCGGAACGGCTCGCAGCAATTCAACTCGGGCAGTAAGCTCCAGATTATCAGCGGGCTGAACCCGAACGCGGTCGTGCAAAATCTGTTGCCGGACGATTTGGATACCTATATCTGGCGCCCCGATCTGTCGTACGACGCGGAAAAAATCATCTTCTCGAAAAAGGACCACTTCGACCCGTCGTTCAAGCTCTTTGAAGTTAACGTGGACGGGAGCGGGCTCAAACAGTTGACGAACAGCGACTACGACGATCTCGACCCGATTTATCTGCCGGACGGGAACATTCTTTTTTCGACCACCCGCGCACATACCTATGTCCGCTGCCTGCCCACTTCGCCCGCTTTCGTATTGGCCCGCGCCGATGCGGACGGAAAGAATATCCGCATTATTTCGCGCAACAACGAGCCGGACTATCTGCCCGCGATGATGCCCGACGGCTCGGTGATCTATACGCGCTGGGAATACACCGAGCGCCCGCTCTGGCGCCTTCAGGGGTTGTGGACGATGAACCCGGACGGAACCAATCCGCAAATCTATTGGGGCAACCGTACGTTTACCCCCGATATGCTGATCGAGGCGCGCCCCATCCCCGGAACGGGCAAAGTGATGTTTGTCGGACAGGGGCACCACCGCGTGTTCAGCGGCTCGCTCGGCGTCATCAATTTGAGCGAAGGGCGCGAGCATCCGGACGGGATTTATAAGATTACGTCCGATCTGGTATGGCCTGAAACGGGCGACCCGAAACCGCCGCATCCGACCTATTCGCCAAACTATCACGTGAGCGGAAGCTACGGCGCCTATAAAACGCCGTACCCCATCGGTGAAAACGATTTTCTGGTTTCGGTCCGGAGCGGGCCCGGCAACAGTGGCGGGAATAGGGTGTCGGTATATAATCCATTCTCACTCTATCTGATGGATATGGACGGGAACCGCGAACTGATTTATCGCGGCAACAATAATATCCTGTACGCGATGCCGTTGAAACCGCGCCCCGTTCCGCCCGCCCGCGCGGACACCGTCGATTGGCCCAAAAAAGGCGAGCCGGCGAAAGACGGCGTGCTATACAGCGCCGATGTCTATGAGGGCATCGAAAAAGATCTGCCGCGCGGAACCGCGAAATATCTGCGGATTCTCGAAATGGATGCGAAGACCTACACGTCGATGGTCAAGAGCTTCCGGCATTCCGGTCCGGCGGTTTCGATTATTCAGGAAGACGGGGTCAAACGGATTCTCGGCACGGTTCCGGTTGAAGAGGACGGCTCCGTTCACTTTAAAGTGCCGAGCGGCAAAGCGCTCCATTTCCAATTGCTCGATAAAGACTACCGCTGTCTGCAAATTATGCGCTCGTTCACGGGCGTGATGCCCGGCGAAACGCGCGGCTGTACTGGATGTCATGAACAGGACAACCGCACTCCGGTCGCATTTCAAGCCGCTTCAACAGCGCTGCGTCGCGCCCCTTCAGAAATCACGCCGCCGCCGTGGGGACCGGTCAGCATCAGTTATGAACGTTTCGCCCAGCCGGTGCTCGACAAGCACTGCGGAAGCTGTCATCAGGGCGATAAAAACCCGAAAGCGCGTAAGGCACTCGACCTGACGTTGCGCGGCGGATTACCTGAACTCGGCGTGCCTAAAGAGCTTTGGCCGTTTAAGCAACCGTACCTAACGCTGGTTGGTCCGACGTGGTTTAAAGGAAGGCACGAGATTAAAAATGTGAAGTCTATGCCATCATATTCACCGGTTAAATACGATACTCCGGGCACGGGCATCGCTGGCGCGCTTCAGGTGGAGGCCGATAATGGAAACTTTAACGTGCGTCTGCTTAAACCGCGCACCGTTCTTTCGTACACGAGCCCTCTGATTAAAATGGTGCGTGAAGGTACGCATAAGAATGTGAAAATTGAAGGCGATGATTTGCGGCGCCTGATGGCGTGGGTCGATGCGAACTGCGTCTATCGCGGCGACAAAGAGATCCGGATGATTCCCGACCCGGTCGGTCCGGAATTTGACCGCTTTGCCGTTAGACCCACGATCAAAAACGCACCGGTGATCGACCGCCTCCAACCTGTAACCGACAACATTGATGGGAAATAA
- a CDS encoding sulfatase family protein, translated as MNRQTRRQFIKTASAAIPALGIGNQLFAATGAGKKPNLVFVFADQMRAHAMGCMGNDQVITPNLDKMAADGLLVRNALSIQPVCTPYRAHLLTGRYGHSTGVIHNDIRLPDRETLLPEQMKKAGYATGYIGKWHLTETRLNPIDAKSSRGWDFWAVRNCSHKHSDPVYWLNDSKQPTRVPGWEPDVQTDLAVEFIKKKKNDPFCLFLSFGPPHQPYKAPQKYLNMYERQTLKPRPNVPYEIYPVKGKGDTVKPSMAEVLHEYYAMVTSVDECMGRINAALEEAGVADDTIVVFTSDHGDMLGSQGHIRKQRPWEESINIPFIVRYPSKIKQGQVKDWIVSSVDVMPTLLGMCNVPIPPQVEGMDYSDTFLGKSDKERDAAFLFNVHGGGGPGTDWRGIRTKEWVYAYHYSGDWVMYDLKNDPYELDNLIDNPAYAAQKKKLRDQLEAMRAELGETIPLKGIQPDPVKLPKGKQE; from the coding sequence ATGAACAGACAAACACGACGTCAATTTATTAAAACCGCAAGCGCGGCGATTCCTGCCCTCGGCATAGGAAATCAGCTTTTTGCCGCAACGGGAGCGGGTAAAAAGCCGAATCTCGTTTTTGTTTTTGCTGACCAAATGCGCGCCCATGCGATGGGCTGTATGGGGAACGATCAGGTGATTACGCCGAACCTCGATAAAATGGCGGCCGACGGGTTGCTGGTTAGGAATGCATTATCGATTCAGCCGGTCTGTACACCGTATCGCGCCCATCTTCTTACCGGCCGCTATGGTCATTCCACCGGCGTGATCCACAACGATATTCGTCTGCCGGACCGTGAAACGCTGCTCCCCGAACAGATGAAAAAGGCGGGCTATGCCACCGGCTATATCGGCAAATGGCATTTGACCGAGACTCGTCTAAATCCGATCGATGCAAAAAGCAGCCGTGGCTGGGATTTCTGGGCCGTGCGCAACTGCTCGCATAAACACTCCGATCCGGTCTACTGGCTGAATGATTCAAAACAACCGACCCGTGTCCCCGGCTGGGAACCCGATGTGCAGACCGATCTGGCGGTTGAATTTATTAAAAAGAAAAAGAACGATCCGTTCTGCCTGTTTTTATCGTTTGGACCTCCGCATCAACCGTATAAGGCGCCCCAAAAATATTTGAATATGTACGAGAGGCAAACACTCAAGCCCCGCCCGAATGTTCCATATGAAATCTATCCCGTGAAGGGAAAGGGCGATACCGTGAAACCTTCGATGGCAGAAGTGCTGCACGAGTACTACGCCATGGTGACGAGCGTGGATGAATGCATGGGGCGGATCAATGCGGCACTGGAAGAGGCGGGCGTCGCCGACGATACGATTGTGGTATTCACTTCCGATCACGGTGATATGCTCGGGTCGCAGGGGCATATCCGCAAACAGCGTCCTTGGGAAGAGTCCATCAATATCCCGTTCATTGTTCGGTATCCATCTAAAATCAAGCAGGGGCAGGTTAAGGACTGGATCGTCTCGTCGGTCGATGTGATGCCGACCCTGCTGGGAATGTGCAATGTGCCGATTCCTCCACAAGTTGAGGGAATGGATTATTCAGACACCTTTTTGGGCAAATCCGATAAGGAACGCGATGCGGCCTTCCTCTTCAACGTACATGGCGGGGGCGGCCCGGGAACCGACTGGCGCGGCATCCGCACCAAAGAATGGGTCTATGCCTACCACTATTCGGGCGATTGGGTGATGTATGATTTGAAAAACGACCCCTACGAGTTGGACAACCTGATTGATAACCCCGCGTACGCAGCCCAAAAGAAAAAGTTGCGTGATCAGCTCGAAGCGATGCGCGCCGAATTGGGCGAAACGATACCGCTAAAAGGAATACAACCCGACCCAGTCAAGTTGCCGAAAGGGAAGCAGGAATGA